The following are encoded in a window of Nocardioides houyundeii genomic DNA:
- a CDS encoding acyl-CoA dehydrogenase family protein, whose amino-acid sequence MTENAFVESEERRELRKAVFALASKYGHTYVAEKAREGGKVTELWQDMGKHGFLGVNIAEEFGGGGGGIGDLAAVLEEAAAAGAPMLMMVVSQAICGSVIGRFGTEEQKRRWLPRIAEGSYTMAFAITEADAGSNSHNITTTATRDGDEWVLKGSKTYISGVDEAQGILVVGRAADAKTGNLKPCLFVVPTDAAGLEKQVIDMTFDAPEKQFTLFFDDVRLPADALVGDEDAGLLQLFAGLNPERIMGAAYSNGMSRFALTKAVEYAKTRTVWRDRPIGTHQGIAHPLAKIKIELEQSKLLQQKAAALYDAGDDMGAGEYANMAKYAAGEVACNSTDVAVHTHGGSGLTTELGLANMLVAARLGRIAPVSREMILNFVAMHSLGLPKSY is encoded by the coding sequence ATGACCGAGAACGCGTTCGTCGAGTCCGAGGAGCGGCGCGAGCTGCGCAAGGCGGTCTTCGCCCTGGCCTCCAAGTACGGCCACACCTACGTCGCCGAGAAGGCCCGCGAGGGCGGCAAGGTCACCGAGCTGTGGCAGGACATGGGCAAGCACGGCTTCCTGGGCGTCAACATCGCCGAGGAGTTCGGTGGCGGTGGCGGCGGGATCGGCGACCTTGCCGCGGTCCTGGAGGAGGCGGCCGCGGCCGGGGCGCCGATGCTGATGATGGTCGTCTCCCAGGCCATCTGCGGCTCGGTGATCGGGCGCTTCGGCACCGAGGAGCAGAAGCGGAGGTGGCTGCCGCGGATCGCCGAGGGCTCCTACACGATGGCCTTCGCCATCACCGAGGCCGACGCCGGCTCCAACTCCCACAACATCACCACCACCGCCACCCGGGACGGCGACGAGTGGGTGCTGAAGGGGTCGAAGACCTACATCTCCGGGGTCGACGAGGCCCAGGGGATCCTGGTCGTCGGCCGCGCCGCGGACGCGAAGACCGGCAACCTCAAGCCGTGCCTGTTCGTGGTGCCCACCGACGCCGCGGGCTTGGAGAAGCAGGTCATCGACATGACCTTCGACGCCCCGGAGAAGCAGTTCACCCTGTTCTTCGACGACGTCCGGCTGCCCGCCGACGCGCTCGTCGGGGACGAGGACGCCGGGCTGCTGCAGCTCTTCGCCGGCCTCAACCCGGAGCGGATCATGGGCGCGGCCTACTCCAACGGCATGTCGCGCTTCGCCCTCACCAAGGCGGTGGAGTACGCCAAGACCCGCACCGTGTGGCGGGACCGGCCCATCGGCACCCACCAGGGCATCGCGCACCCGCTGGCCAAGATCAAGATCGAGCTCGAGCAGTCCAAGCTGCTCCAGCAGAAGGCGGCGGCGCTCTACGACGCCGGCGACGACATGGGCGCCGGCGAGTACGCCAACATGGCCAAGTACGCCGCCGGGGAGGTGGCGTGCAACTCCACCGACGTCGCAGTCCACACCCACGGCGGGTCCGGCCTGACCACCGAGCTGGGGCTGGCCAACATGCTGGTCGCCGCCCGACTGGGCCGGATCGCGCCGGTCAGCCGGGAGATGATCCTCAACTTCGTGGCCATGCACTCCCTCGGCCTGCCGAAGTCGTACTAG
- a CDS encoding zf-HC2 domain-containing protein: MNDVHDRSAAFALDGLDGLDRLSYESHLTQCPRCRGDVEDLRDAAELLSAGIELPVPISVRERVQAVTQTAPEPLYQDQVPDADAAGGRPRRRRWFG; this comes from the coding sequence ATGAACGACGTGCACGACCGATCCGCGGCCTTCGCCCTCGACGGGCTCGACGGGCTCGACCGGCTCTCGTACGAGTCCCACCTCACCCAGTGCCCGCGGTGCCGCGGCGACGTCGAGGACCTGCGCGACGCCGCCGAGCTGCTGAGCGCCGGGATCGAGCTGCCGGTGCCGATCTCGGTACGCGAGCGCGTGCAGGCCGTGACCCAGACGGCACCCGAGCCGTTGTACCAGGATCAGGTGCCCGACGCGGACGCCGCGGGGGGGCGTCCGCGCCGGCGCCGATGGTTCGGCTGA
- a CDS encoding protein-L-isoaspartate O-methyltransferase family protein, whose protein sequence is MDATDPIADPIAAAFQAHPRELFLPPRLRRRASYDGPLEIGGGQTSSQPRTVAAMLRLLDVRPGQHVLDVGSGSGWTAALLGDLVGPTGRVRGVELLGELVTFARGNLAHDAQPWVTVEPARPGVLGLPQHAPYDRVLVSAMAERLPSSLRAQLSDDGVMVVPVRGTMLRVTHDEITEHGHYAFVPLVTR, encoded by the coding sequence ATGGACGCCACCGACCCGATCGCGGACCCGATCGCAGCGGCGTTCCAGGCGCACCCGCGCGAGCTCTTCCTGCCCCCCAGGCTGCGCCGGCGCGCGTCGTACGACGGCCCCCTGGAGATCGGCGGCGGCCAGACCAGCTCGCAGCCGCGGACCGTGGCCGCCATGCTCCGGCTGCTCGACGTGCGGCCCGGGCAGCACGTCCTCGACGTGGGCTCCGGCTCCGGCTGGACCGCCGCGCTGCTGGGCGACCTGGTGGGCCCGACCGGCCGGGTGCGGGGCGTCGAGCTCCTCGGTGAGCTGGTGACCTTCGCCCGAGGCAACCTGGCGCACGACGCCCAGCCGTGGGTCACCGTGGAGCCGGCGCGCCCCGGGGTGCTGGGCCTGCCCCAGCACGCGCCGTACGACCGGGTGCTGGTCTCGGCGATGGCCGAGCGGCTGCCCTCCTCGTTGCGCGCCCAGCTCAGCGACGACGGGGTGATGGTGGTGCCGGTGCGGGGCACGATGCTGCGCGTGACCCACGACGAGATCACCGAGCACGGGCACTACGCGTTCGTGCCCCTGGTGACGAGGTAG
- a CDS encoding anti-sigma factor: MSDIHALSGAYAIHAVDDFEQAQFERHLEGCPECRAEVDSFRETAALLAQLSATEPPAELRPRVLHDVAAVRPRPPVTTRRTAARRLAPAVAAAAVIAAVGLGAAVTQPWQDDDSSRTLTASDRVLAAADAQRVALELGDARATLVRSKSVGKAVLVTEAMPPAPEGHVYELWFQSPEGDMVPAGLMPPKSDQTVLLDGDARDATGVGITVEPEGGSPEPDGELVALFELA; the protein is encoded by the coding sequence ATGAGCGACATCCACGCGCTCTCAGGTGCTTACGCGATCCACGCGGTGGACGACTTCGAGCAGGCCCAGTTCGAGCGGCACCTCGAGGGGTGCCCCGAGTGCCGTGCCGAGGTCGACTCCTTCCGGGAGACCGCTGCGCTGCTCGCCCAGCTGAGCGCGACCGAGCCACCCGCCGAGCTGCGTCCCCGGGTGCTGCACGACGTGGCCGCCGTACGACCGCGGCCGCCGGTGACGACGCGCCGCACCGCCGCCCGACGCCTGGCCCCGGCCGTGGCGGCCGCCGCGGTGATCGCGGCCGTCGGCCTGGGCGCCGCGGTGACCCAGCCGTGGCAGGACGACGACTCCTCCCGGACGCTGACCGCCAGCGACCGGGTGCTGGCCGCGGCCGACGCGCAGCGGGTCGCCCTGGAGCTGGGCGACGCCCGCGCCACCCTGGTCCGCTCCAAGTCGGTCGGCAAGGCGGTCCTGGTCACCGAGGCGATGCCGCCCGCGCCTGAGGGCCATGTCTACGAGCTGTGGTTCCAGTCCCCCGAGGGCGACATGGTGCCCGCCGGGCTGATGCCACCGAAGTCCGACCAGACGGTGCTGCTCGACGGGGACGCCCGGGACGCCACCGGCGTCGGCATCACCGTGGAGCCCGAAGGCGGCTCGCCCGAGCCCGACGGCGAGCTGGTCGCGCTCTTCGAGCTGGCCTAG